One genomic region from Pseudoduganella lutea encodes:
- a CDS encoding IclR family transcriptional regulator domain-containing protein — protein MDPVTPHPRDLVAGLEKGLQVIEAFDQERARLTIAEVAGRTGLTRAAARRYLITLTHLGYMRHDNKLFSLTPAVLRLGQSYLHSARLPRIAQPLLYRLAYSLGEAASCGVLDDLELVCVAAVSAGRLVSTTLQPGTRVPAYCTANGRVLLAHLPPDAVERYLSTVEPERITAHTIVHRERLALEIARAREQGYALVDQELELGLRAIAVPLRNFRGEIVAALNVSVHEGRMPLDAMVERCLPAMVKIQAELSALL, from the coding sequence ATGGACCCAGTGACGCCCCACCCGCGCGATCTCGTCGCCGGCCTGGAAAAAGGCTTGCAGGTGATCGAGGCATTCGACCAGGAACGCGCGCGGCTGACGATCGCCGAGGTGGCCGGCCGTACCGGCCTGACGCGGGCCGCCGCGCGGCGCTACCTGATCACCTTGACGCACCTGGGCTACATGCGGCACGACAACAAGCTGTTTTCGCTGACGCCGGCCGTGCTGCGGCTGGGGCAGTCGTACCTGCATTCGGCGCGGCTGCCGCGCATCGCGCAACCGCTGCTGTACCGCCTGGCGTATTCGCTGGGAGAGGCGGCATCGTGCGGTGTGCTCGACGACCTCGAGCTCGTGTGCGTGGCCGCCGTCAGTGCGGGGCGCCTCGTGTCGACGACCTTGCAGCCGGGCACGCGCGTGCCGGCCTACTGCACCGCGAACGGCCGCGTGCTGCTGGCGCACCTGCCGCCGGACGCGGTGGAGCGCTACCTGTCCACCGTGGAGCCCGAGCGCATCACGGCGCACACGATCGTGCACCGCGAGCGGCTGGCACTGGAAATCGCGCGGGCGCGCGAGCAGGGCTATGCCCTCGTCGACCAGGAGCTGGAACTGGGCTTGCGGGCGATCGCGGTCCCGCTGCGTAATTTTCGCGGCGAGATCGTGGCCGCGCTCAATGTCAGCGTGCACGAAGGGCGGATGCCGCTCGATGCGATGGTTGAGCGCTGCCTGCCGGCCATGGTCAAGATCCAGGCGGAACTGTCGGCATTGCTGTAG
- the aroQ gene encoding type II 3-dehydroquinate dehydratase, with product MVLNGPNLNLLGSREPGIYGAHTLADVEGLCRDACARHGFALDFRQSNHEGVLLDALHEAGAAQAAGMLAGVVLNAGAYTHTSVALHDAIKGASVRVIELHISNVHAREPFRHHSFIAPAAQGVIAGLGVQGYALAIAALADHGNRNGNA from the coding sequence ATGGTATTGAATGGCCCGAACCTGAACCTGCTGGGCTCGCGCGAACCGGGCATCTACGGGGCGCACACGCTGGCCGACGTGGAAGGCCTGTGCCGCGACGCCTGCGCCAGGCACGGCTTCGCGCTCGACTTCCGCCAGTCGAACCACGAAGGCGTGCTGCTCGACGCACTGCACGAGGCGGGCGCCGCGCAGGCTGCCGGCATGCTGGCCGGCGTGGTGCTGAACGCCGGCGCCTATACGCACACGTCGGTGGCACTGCACGATGCGATCAAGGGTGCGTCGGTGCGCGTGATTGAGCTGCACATCTCGAACGTGCATGCCCGCGAACCGTTCCGGCACCATTCCTTCATCGCCCCGGCCGCGCAGGGCGTGATCGCCGGGCTGGGTGTCCAGGGCTATGCGCTGGCGATCGCGGCACTGGCCGATCACGGAAACCGGAACGGAAACGCCTGA
- a CDS encoding porin: MMKAKILAAWMAVACPALAGAQATGVTLYGNFDEYIGHVRNDRGAHVTGLNDGAILRSRLGVRGSEDLGDGVQLKYVLEMGLNADAGSAADTSRLFDRQAWLGLATKAGEFRAGRQNTEIFMIGGAIDYTDRTTFGSVVNSFGIPSRYDNDLSYRSPRIGGFEATVHYALPENGGATRGNHPIWQLALDYTRAPFRFGYAGLQASPDDATATVHEKIRYHNVYANYRYGRGTLYATFVRSNNSTANASGNNAGTILSNVSIPNNYFAGTDPNATRYYHIWQLSADYRVDERLRVGALYGEIHDQSGGGAGARGASAGGYYDLSRRTSLYAFAAWLKNDAAAGFRFSSSAGPSANLAGDDINGRRLTGVQLGILHKF, encoded by the coding sequence ATGATGAAAGCGAAAATCCTCGCGGCCTGGATGGCGGTCGCCTGCCCGGCCCTTGCCGGCGCCCAGGCCACCGGTGTGACCCTGTACGGCAACTTCGATGAATACATCGGCCACGTGCGCAACGACAGGGGCGCCCACGTCACGGGCCTGAACGATGGCGCGATCCTGCGCAGCCGCCTCGGCGTGCGCGGCAGCGAAGACCTGGGCGATGGCGTGCAGCTGAAGTACGTGCTGGAGATGGGCCTGAACGCCGATGCCGGTTCGGCGGCCGACACCAGCCGCCTGTTCGACCGCCAGGCGTGGCTCGGCCTGGCCACGAAGGCGGGCGAGTTCCGCGCCGGTCGCCAGAACACCGAGATCTTCATGATCGGCGGCGCCATCGACTACACGGACCGCACCACATTCGGTTCCGTCGTCAATTCCTTCGGCATCCCGTCGCGCTACGACAACGACCTGTCCTACCGCTCCCCGCGCATCGGCGGCTTCGAGGCCACCGTGCACTATGCGTTGCCGGAAAACGGCGGCGCCACGCGCGGCAACCACCCGATCTGGCAACTGGCGCTGGACTATACGCGCGCGCCGTTCCGCTTCGGCTATGCGGGCCTGCAGGCCAGTCCCGACGATGCCACGGCCACCGTGCACGAAAAGATCCGCTACCACAACGTCTACGCCAACTACCGCTACGGCCGGGGCACGCTGTACGCGACCTTCGTGCGCAGCAATAACTCGACGGCCAACGCCAGCGGCAACAACGCCGGCACCATTCTCAGCAACGTATCGATTCCGAACAATTACTTTGCCGGCACCGACCCGAACGCGACGCGCTACTACCACATCTGGCAGCTCTCGGCCGACTACCGCGTCGACGAACGGCTGCGCGTGGGCGCGCTGTACGGCGAGATCCACGACCAATCGGGCGGCGGCGCCGGCGCGCGCGGCGCCAGCGCCGGCGGCTACTACGACCTGTCGCGGCGCACGTCGCTGTACGCGTTCGCCGCGTGGCTGAAGAACGATGCCGCCGCCGGGTTCCGCTTCAGCAGCTCGGCCGGGCCGTCGGCCAACCTGGCCGGCGACGACATCAATGGCCGCCGCCTGACCGGCGTGCAGCTGGGCATCCTGCACAAATTCTAG
- a CDS encoding helix-turn-helix domain-containing protein, giving the protein MKTLPNEIPRFALYGDNTPIDNAEFVHIELIETRSRLHDWHIGPHTHLGLFQVLFLMAGHVSAQVETMQWECDGPTVITIHPSVVHAFDFSEEAQGYVLTMDQNVVLSVDLFAPLFLRPQAMRLHENPVVQDRLAALLHQLLLEAAGPRYGQALMVEWLARSVLLLLVRLETERRMADQSGHVEFELFSRFRALVEEHFREQWLVGRYAGELRVTAVRLNRLCMKLAGKSAFEMAQDRLMLEACRKLTYVPASVASIGYELGFQDPAYFSRLFRKRLGVTPKQYREQSRSGAAITTPL; this is encoded by the coding sequence ATGAAAACGCTGCCCAACGAAATTCCCCGGTTCGCCCTGTACGGCGACAATACGCCGATCGACAATGCCGAGTTCGTGCACATCGAGCTGATCGAAACGCGCAGCCGGCTGCACGACTGGCACATCGGCCCGCACACGCACCTCGGGCTGTTCCAGGTGCTGTTCCTGATGGCCGGCCACGTCAGCGCGCAGGTGGAAACCATGCAGTGGGAGTGCGACGGCCCCACCGTCATCACGATCCACCCGAGCGTCGTGCACGCGTTTGATTTTTCCGAGGAAGCGCAGGGCTATGTGCTGACGATGGACCAGAACGTGGTGCTGTCGGTGGACCTGTTCGCGCCGCTGTTCCTGCGCCCGCAGGCCATGCGCCTGCACGAAAACCCGGTCGTGCAGGACCGCCTGGCGGCGCTGCTGCACCAGTTGCTGCTGGAGGCGGCCGGCCCGCGCTATGGCCAGGCGCTGATGGTGGAATGGCTGGCCCGCAGTGTACTGCTGTTGCTGGTGCGGCTGGAAACGGAGCGGCGCATGGCCGACCAGTCGGGCCATGTGGAATTCGAACTGTTCAGCCGTTTCCGCGCCCTCGTGGAAGAACATTTCCGCGAGCAGTGGCTGGTGGGCCGCTATGCCGGCGAGCTGCGCGTGACGGCCGTGCGCCTGAACCGCCTGTGCATGAAGCTGGCCGGCAAGTCCGCCTTCGAGATGGCGCAGGACCGGCTCATGCTCGAAGCGTGCCGCAAGCTCACCTACGTGCCCGCGTCGGTGGCCAGCATCGGCTATGAACTGGGATTCCAGGACCCGGCCTACTTCAGCCGGCTGTTCCGCAAACGGCTGGGCGTGACGCCGAAGCAGTACCGCGAACAGTCTCGAAGCGGCGCCGCCATCACCACCCCGTTATAG
- a CDS encoding protocatechuate 3,4-dioxygenase — MTNQVNITTSQTIGPFSHEAWQWAVDATASVETTAPTVTVRGIIYDGDGAPINDAQLEAWNPHAAAAEAQQAIPGFRRIPSGEAGEFQFRLSRPADAPADAPAAFVTIFARGLVKHQFTAVFLDDAPVSPLLAQVPEARRDTLLARRQPDGSYRWDIRMQGDAETVFFDYT, encoded by the coding sequence ATGACGAACCAAGTGAACATCACCACCTCGCAAACCATCGGCCCCTTCTCGCACGAAGCATGGCAATGGGCCGTCGACGCCACCGCCAGCGTGGAAACGACCGCCCCCACCGTCACCGTGCGCGGCATCATCTACGATGGCGACGGCGCGCCGATCAACGACGCCCAGCTCGAAGCCTGGAACCCGCACGCTGCGGCGGCCGAGGCGCAGCAGGCCATCCCGGGGTTCCGCCGCATTCCCAGCGGCGAAGCGGGCGAATTCCAGTTCCGCCTGTCCCGCCCCGCCGATGCGCCGGCCGATGCGCCCGCCGCTTTCGTCACCATCTTCGCGCGCGGCCTGGTGAAGCACCAGTTCACCGCCGTGTTCCTGGACGACGCGCCGGTGTCGCCGCTGCTGGCCCAGGTACCCGAAGCGCGCCGCGACACGCTGCTGGCGCGCCGCCAGCCGGACGGCAGCTATCGCTGGGATATCCGCATGCAGGGCGATGCCGAAACCGTCTTCTTCGACTACACGTGA
- a CDS encoding Bcr/CflA family efflux MFS transporter: MSIVLMLLLAAQPVATDLYLPALPHIAADLDVAAGQAQATLTVFILAFGIAQLAAGPLADRYGRRRLLLWGLALYVLAAIAGALAPALPMLLAARAVQGIGTAASVIAARAIIRDQHAGAAGMRAMARSLTGQSAIGVACPLAGGLAAHYLGWHATLGMVAGFGVLAWLAVYTGYRETWRRPEGDRPAGLLTFLAHPQFVACALLAGLSFSGALCFLILSPFVFIGEFGMSRLAYGALPALCSLAFLLGTVLCGRLLRHWSVPRVVRLGACLSLLGGAGQVLLWHGGVHAVWALVLPQCVYMLGHGFHNPCGQAGAVAPFPAQAGRAAAVSGFVLTATGFVSGQLASASGASPSDTLVAAMGCITALLAVVALVFVPLACRDGPLPRPASQ, encoded by the coding sequence ATGTCCATCGTACTGATGCTGCTGCTGGCCGCGCAACCGGTCGCCACCGACCTGTACCTGCCGGCGCTGCCGCACATCGCGGCGGACCTGGATGTGGCGGCGGGGCAGGCGCAGGCCACGCTGACGGTCTTCATCCTGGCCTTCGGCATCGCGCAACTGGCGGCGGGACCGCTGGCCGATCGTTACGGGCGGCGCCGCTTGCTGCTCTGGGGCCTGGCGCTGTACGTGCTGGCAGCAATCGCCGGCGCGCTCGCACCGGCGCTGCCCATGCTGCTGGCGGCGCGCGCCGTGCAGGGCATCGGCACGGCGGCATCGGTGATCGCCGCGCGCGCCATCATCCGCGACCAGCATGCGGGCGCCGCCGGCATGCGCGCCATGGCCCGCAGCCTGACCGGACAAAGCGCGATCGGCGTGGCCTGCCCGCTCGCCGGCGGGCTGGCGGCGCACTACCTGGGCTGGCATGCCACGCTGGGCATGGTGGCCGGCTTCGGCGTGCTGGCATGGCTGGCCGTGTACACGGGCTACCGCGAAACGTGGCGCCGGCCGGAAGGCGATCGCCCGGCAGGGCTGCTGACCTTCCTGGCGCATCCGCAGTTCGTCGCCTGCGCGCTGCTGGCGGGCCTGTCCTTTTCAGGCGCGCTGTGCTTCCTGATCCTGTCGCCCTTCGTGTTCATCGGCGAGTTCGGCATGTCGCGCCTGGCCTACGGCGCGCTGCCCGCCCTGTGCTCGCTGGCATTCCTGCTGGGCACGGTACTCTGCGGCCGGCTGCTGCGGCACTGGAGCGTGCCGCGCGTGGTGCGGCTCGGTGCCTGCCTGTCGCTGCTCGGCGGCGCCGGCCAGGTGCTGCTGTGGCACGGCGGCGTGCATGCGGTGTGGGCGCTGGTACTGCCGCAGTGCGTGTACATGCTGGGCCACGGTTTCCACAACCCGTGCGGCCAGGCCGGGGCCGTGGCGCCGTTCCCGGCCCAGGCGGGGCGCGCGGCGGCCGTGTCGGGCTTCGTGCTGACGGCCACGGGTTTCGTCAGCGGCCAGCTGGCTTCGGCCAGCGGCGCGTCGCCTTCCGACACGCTGGTGGCGGCGATGGGGTGCATCACCGCGCTGCTGGCCGTCGTCGCCCTCGTATTCGTGCCGCTGGCGTGCCGCGACGGCCCGCTGCCCCGCCCCGCCAGCCAATAA
- the pcaCD gene encoding bifunctional 4-carboxymuconolactone decarboxylase/3-oxoadipate enol-lactonase PcaCD: MTHDPFDHDFERGLQNRRTILGDAWVDRSLDNANAFNADFQNLITRFAWNEIWGRPGLEYKTRRAIVLSITIALGRWEEFELHVRAALRAGAEGGLSPDELKEVLMQSAIYAGVPAANTAFAHTQQILREMQHPLAPTQPGTVPHPGVGSERRTASRPALHYTVREPRNGQAPRRTIVLSHALGMDLSMWDGLGNLLAEDCRVIAYDHRGHGGSEAPDGAYDMAALADDAARLLLELGTGPVTWIGLSMGGMVGQELALRHPALVQALVIANSSSGYPEAAREGWQQRIATVREQGIDAIADTVMGRYFHEAFRATHGGTVARWRRRLTSTDPIGYVGCCHAVGNVDTTARLSAITVPVLVIAGELDQGAPVAMSQTIADAIPGAQLVVLPDASHIAAIEQPAAFARAVQAFLA; this comes from the coding sequence ATGACCCACGATCCTTTCGATCACGACTTCGAACGCGGCCTGCAGAACCGCCGCACTATCCTCGGCGATGCCTGGGTGGACCGCTCGCTCGACAACGCCAACGCCTTCAATGCCGATTTCCAGAACCTGATCACGCGCTTCGCGTGGAACGAGATCTGGGGCCGCCCCGGCCTGGAATACAAGACGCGGCGCGCGATTGTGCTGTCGATCACGATCGCGCTGGGGCGGTGGGAAGAGTTCGAGCTGCATGTGCGCGCCGCGCTCCGTGCCGGCGCCGAGGGCGGCTTGAGCCCGGACGAGCTGAAGGAAGTGCTGATGCAGTCCGCCATCTACGCCGGCGTGCCGGCCGCGAACACGGCGTTCGCGCACACGCAGCAGATCCTGCGCGAGATGCAGCACCCGCTCGCGCCCACGCAGCCGGGCACCGTGCCGCACCCGGGCGTCGGCAGCGAACGGCGCACCGCCAGCCGCCCCGCCCTGCACTACACCGTTCGCGAGCCGCGCAACGGCCAGGCGCCGCGCCGCACCATCGTGCTGAGCCACGCGCTGGGCATGGACCTGTCGATGTGGGACGGCCTGGGCAATCTGCTGGCCGAGGACTGCCGCGTGATCGCCTACGACCACCGGGGCCACGGCGGCTCCGAAGCGCCGGACGGCGCCTACGACATGGCCGCGCTGGCCGACGATGCCGCGCGCCTGCTGCTGGAACTGGGCACCGGGCCGGTCACGTGGATCGGGCTGTCGATGGGCGGCATGGTGGGCCAGGAGCTGGCGCTGCGCCATCCGGCGCTGGTCCAGGCACTCGTCATCGCCAACTCCTCGTCCGGCTATCCGGAAGCGGCGCGGGAGGGATGGCAGCAGCGGATCGCCACCGTGCGCGAACAGGGCATCGACGCGATTGCCGACACCGTGATGGGCCGCTATTTCCACGAAGCGTTCCGCGCCACGCACGGCGGCACCGTCGCGCGCTGGCGGCGGCGCCTGACCAGCACCGATCCGATCGGCTACGTGGGCTGCTGCCATGCCGTCGGCAACGTCGACACGACCGCCCGCCTTTCCGCCATCACGGTGCCCGTGCTGGTGATCGCCGGCGAACTCGACCAGGGCGCGCCGGTGGCCATGTCGCAAACCATCGCCGACGCGATCCCCGGCGCACAGCTGGTCGTGCTGCCCGATGCATCGCACATCGCCGCCATCGAACAGCCCGCCGCCTTCGCCCGCGCCGTCCAGGCTTTCCTGGCATAA
- the pcaH gene encoding protocatechuate 3,4-dioxygenase subunit beta produces MKFDPVPSGVYPELVHPEYKSTIKRGPLQPLLRLDAALPVRDNIATPALVLPGEIDLTRPEGCAGEAIGERIVVTGRVTDEDGKPVRNSLVEVWQCNAAGRYRHKKDQHNAPLDPNFNGWGKMLTDDEGRYRFVTVRPGPYPWGNHHKAFRPAHIHFSLFGNVYAQRLVTQMYFPNDPLFDYDPIFNSVPDAAARQRLVSRFSIEETMHEHLLGYEFDIVLRGRDATPMGL; encoded by the coding sequence GTGAAATTCGATCCCGTCCCATCCGGCGTGTATCCGGAACTCGTTCATCCCGAATACAAATCCACCATCAAGCGCGGCCCGTTGCAGCCCCTGCTGCGCCTCGACGCGGCCCTGCCCGTCCGTGACAACATCGCCACGCCCGCCCTCGTGCTGCCGGGCGAGATCGACCTGACGCGGCCGGAAGGCTGCGCCGGCGAAGCGATCGGCGAGCGCATCGTCGTGACCGGCCGTGTCACGGATGAAGACGGCAAGCCCGTGCGCAATTCGCTCGTCGAAGTGTGGCAATGCAACGCGGCTGGCCGCTACCGCCACAAGAAGGACCAGCACAACGCGCCGCTCGACCCGAATTTCAACGGCTGGGGCAAGATGCTGACGGACGACGAGGGCCGCTACCGCTTCGTGACGGTGCGCCCCGGCCCCTACCCGTGGGGCAACCACCACAAGGCGTTCCGCCCGGCGCACATCCACTTTTCCCTGTTCGGCAACGTGTATGCTCAGCGCCTCGTCACGCAGATGTATTTCCCGAACGACCCGCTGTTCGACTACGATCCGATCTTCAACAGCGTGCCCGACGCGGCGGCACGCCAGCGCCTCGTCTCGCGTTTCTCGATCGAGGAGACGATGCACGAACACCTGCTCGGCTATGAATTCGACATCGTCCTGCGCGGACGCGACGCTACCCCGATGGGCCTGTAA
- a CDS encoding lyase family protein, which yields MSVSIFDSFLTTTDMIAVFDDAAIVQGMFRFEQGLAAAQAAEGLVPHAAARAIAGVCNAQLYDIPALIAASRRAGSLAIPLVKELTNTVALYDKDSAAFVHWGSTSQDVVDTALVLATREALTLLDAGLAQLTDTLLALAEAHIDTPVLARTLMQPAQVTSLGWKVLGWAAPLLRARERLRDAAGRALRLQLGGAVGTLAVMGEAGDAVARRLADDLGLQVADAPWHTQRDEWVRLGLEVAVMTGSLGKIATDLSLMAQGEIGELAEPSGNGRGGSSAMPHKRNPVSAMIALAAAGRTPQHAASLLAMMGQQHERGLGNWQAELAEWPPLFISAHGALQALNDAFGALTVDTGRMRRNIDALQGLIFAEALSIGLAEYIGRPAAHEFVEGLTRRVVAEGRHLADLLPEAVSSSDALRDRCDLASLQALFDPVAAASSARRLAVRQLARLREEAASLNMEPTQ from the coding sequence ATGAGCGTATCGATCTTCGACAGCTTCCTCACGACGACCGACATGATCGCGGTCTTCGACGATGCCGCGATCGTGCAGGGCATGTTCCGCTTCGAGCAGGGCCTGGCCGCCGCGCAGGCGGCCGAGGGCCTGGTCCCGCACGCGGCGGCACGCGCCATCGCCGGCGTCTGCAATGCGCAGCTGTATGACATCCCGGCGCTGATCGCGGCCAGCCGCCGCGCCGGCAGCCTGGCCATCCCGCTGGTCAAGGAACTCACGAATACGGTCGCGCTGTACGACAAGGACAGCGCGGCCTTCGTCCATTGGGGCAGCACCAGCCAGGATGTGGTCGACACGGCCCTCGTGCTGGCCACGCGCGAGGCATTGACCCTGCTCGATGCCGGGCTGGCGCAGCTGACGGACACCCTGCTGGCGCTGGCCGAAGCGCACATCGACACACCCGTGCTGGCGCGCACGCTGATGCAGCCGGCGCAGGTGACGAGCCTTGGCTGGAAGGTGCTGGGCTGGGCCGCGCCGCTGCTGCGTGCCCGCGAGCGCTTGCGCGACGCGGCCGGTCGCGCGCTGCGCCTGCAACTGGGTGGCGCCGTCGGCACGCTGGCCGTGATGGGCGAAGCCGGCGACGCGGTGGCACGCCGCCTGGCGGACGACCTGGGCCTGCAGGTGGCCGACGCGCCATGGCACACGCAGCGCGACGAATGGGTGCGCCTCGGGCTGGAAGTGGCCGTCATGACGGGCAGCCTGGGCAAGATCGCCACGGACCTGTCGCTGATGGCGCAGGGCGAGATCGGCGAACTGGCCGAACCGTCGGGCAATGGCCGCGGCGGATCGTCGGCCATGCCGCACAAGCGCAATCCGGTATCGGCGATGATCGCGCTGGCCGCCGCCGGCCGCACGCCGCAGCATGCCGCCTCGCTGCTGGCCATGATGGGGCAGCAGCACGAGCGTGGCCTGGGCAACTGGCAGGCCGAGCTTGCCGAATGGCCGCCGCTGTTCATCAGCGCGCACGGCGCCCTGCAGGCGCTGAACGACGCCTTCGGCGCACTCACGGTCGACACGGGCCGCATGCGCCGCAACATCGATGCGCTGCAAGGGCTGATCTTCGCCGAAGCCCTGTCGATCGGGCTGGCAGAATACATCGGCCGCCCGGCCGCCCACGAATTCGTCGAAGGCCTCACGCGCCGCGTGGTGGCCGAAGGCCGTCACCTGGCCGACCTGCTGCCCGAGGCGGTGTCCTCCAGCGATGCGCTGCGCGACCGCTGCGACCTCGCTTCATTGCAGGCGCTGTTCGACCCCGTGGCCGCCGCATCGTCCGCCCGCCGGCTGGCCGTGCGCCAGCTCGCCCGGCTCCGCGAGGAAGCCGCCTCCCTCAACATGGAACCTACGCAATGA
- a CDS encoding 4-hydroxybenzoate 3-monooxygenase — protein MRTQAAIIGAGPAGLLLSHLLHLQGIESVVLESRSREEIESTIRAGVLEQGTMDILDNAGVGQRMRELGALHHGIELAFGGRRHRIDLTELTGKAITVYPQHEVIKDLVAARLAADGQILFDVSDVGIEGIDSEAPAVTFTHRGERSRIDADFVIGCDGFHGVSRKTLPAAARTEFQRTYPFGWFGILVESAPSSEELIYAQHERGFALISTRTPQVQRLYFQCDPADHVDNWSDDRIWAELHARVETSDGWKVNEGRIFQKGIIGMRSFVCTTMRHNRLFLAGDASHIVPPTGAKGMNLAVSDVKFLAEGLDMFYRKGSSELLDGYSERALKRIWRAEYFSWWMTRMLHTFADATPFEREMQRAELENVVGSRALAQALAENYVGAF, from the coding sequence ATGCGTACCCAGGCAGCCATCATCGGCGCCGGCCCAGCGGGCCTGCTGCTATCCCACCTGCTGCACCTGCAGGGCATCGAATCGGTCGTGCTCGAGAGCCGCAGCCGCGAAGAGATCGAATCGACGATCCGCGCCGGCGTGCTCGAGCAGGGCACGATGGACATCCTCGACAATGCCGGCGTCGGCCAGCGGATGCGCGAGCTCGGCGCGCTGCATCATGGCATCGAATTGGCGTTCGGCGGCCGCCGCCACCGCATCGACCTGACCGAACTGACGGGCAAGGCGATCACCGTGTACCCGCAGCATGAAGTGATCAAGGATCTCGTTGCCGCGCGCCTCGCCGCGGACGGCCAGATCCTGTTCGACGTATCCGACGTGGGCATCGAGGGCATCGACAGCGAAGCGCCGGCCGTCACGTTTACCCATCGCGGCGAGCGCAGCCGCATCGATGCCGACTTCGTCATCGGCTGCGATGGCTTCCATGGCGTCTCCCGTAAAACGCTGCCCGCGGCGGCGCGCACCGAGTTCCAGCGCACGTATCCGTTCGGCTGGTTCGGCATCCTCGTCGAATCGGCGCCGTCGTCCGAAGAGCTGATCTATGCGCAGCATGAACGGGGTTTCGCCCTGATTTCCACGCGCACGCCGCAAGTGCAGCGGCTGTACTTCCAGTGCGATCCCGCGGACCACGTGGACAACTGGTCGGACGACCGTATCTGGGCCGAGCTGCACGCCCGCGTGGAAACCAGCGATGGCTGGAAGGTGAACGAAGGCCGCATCTTCCAGAAGGGCATCATCGGCATGCGCAGCTTCGTCTGCACGACGATGCGGCACAATCGCCTGTTCCTTGCCGGCGACGCGTCGCACATCGTGCCGCCGACCGGCGCGAAGGGCATGAACCTGGCCGTGTCCGACGTCAAGTTCCTGGCCGAAGGCCTGGACATGTTCTACCGGAAGGGCAGCAGCGAACTGCTGGACGGCTACAGCGAGCGGGCGCTCAAGCGCATCTGGCGCGCCGAGTATTTCTCGTGGTGGATGACGCGCATGCTGCACACGTTCGCCGACGCCACGCCGTTCGAACGGGAGATGCAGCGCGCGGAGCTGGAGAACGTGGTGGGTTCGCGGGCGCTGGCGCAGGCGCTGGCGGAGAATTACGTGGGCGCGTTCTGA
- a CDS encoding sugar phosphate isomerase/epimerase family protein: protein MNLSNFGMDTITLGGSLESKLAASRASGFTQIMLWARDLATYPGGLEAAVALVRGSGLRVTGIQVMRDYEGLSGALHDYKLDIAKQMLLVARAVGAPLLMVCSSTSKHASGDMAHIARDLARLATLAVPLGVRIGYEALSWGRHVNGYLQSWEAVALADHANLGVILDSYHMLANDADLDGLDEIPSDKIALVQLSDYMWRELRNAEERLETARHLRVFPGEGAHSKELSDMLRRLDRAGYRGDFSFEVFNDDYVQLPQAFVAKRAHAGAKWVTDQVLRRSLPVLHATPHHAAMA, encoded by the coding sequence ATGAACCTGTCGAACTTCGGCATGGATACGATCACGCTGGGCGGATCGCTCGAATCGAAACTGGCGGCCTCGCGCGCCAGCGGCTTCACGCAGATCATGCTGTGGGCACGCGACCTGGCCACCTATCCGGGCGGCCTCGAGGCGGCGGTGGCGCTGGTGCGGGGCAGCGGCCTGCGCGTCACCGGCATCCAGGTAATGCGCGACTACGAGGGCCTGTCCGGCGCGCTGCACGACTACAAGCTCGATATCGCGAAGCAGATGCTGCTGGTGGCCCGCGCGGTGGGCGCGCCGTTGCTGATGGTGTGCTCCAGCACGTCGAAGCACGCCAGCGGCGACATGGCGCACATCGCCCGCGATCTCGCCAGGCTGGCCACGCTGGCCGTGCCGCTGGGTGTGCGGATCGGCTATGAAGCCCTGTCGTGGGGCCGCCACGTGAACGGCTACCTGCAATCGTGGGAAGCCGTGGCGCTGGCCGACCACGCCAACCTCGGCGTGATCCTCGATTCGTACCATATGCTGGCCAACGATGCCGATCTCGATGGGCTCGACGAGATCCCCAGCGACAAGATCGCGCTCGTGCAGCTGTCCGACTACATGTGGCGCGAGCTGCGCAATGCCGAGGAGCGGCTGGAAACGGCGCGCCACCTGCGCGTGTTCCCGGGCGAGGGGGCGCATTCGAAGGAACTGTCGGACATGCTGCGCCGCCTCGACCGCGCCGGCTACCGGGGCGACTTCAGCTTCGAAGTGTTCAACGACGATTATGTGCAGCTGCCGCAGGCCTTCGTGGCGAAGCGCGCGCACGCCGGCGCGAAGTGGGTGACGGACCAGGTGCTGCGCCGCAGCCTGCCGGTATTGCACGCCACGCCGCACCATGCGGCGATGGCATAG